A stretch of DNA from Skermanella mucosa:
CCGCGCTCGCGCATGCCGTCGATCACGTTCCGGCACATGTTGAAGCAGGAGGTCAGGTTCGTCTGAATGACGTCGTTCCACTGCTCATAGCTCATGCGGTGAAGAACGCCGTCGCGGGTGATGCCGGCGTTGTTGACGACGATGTCCACGGGACCCAGTTCCGACGCGACCTTCGCGAGGCCTTCCTTGCAGGCATCATAGCTGCTGACGTCCCACTTGAAGACCGCGATGCCGGTACGCTCGGAGAACTCACGGGCCTTTTCGTCGTTGCCGGCGTAGATCGCGGCGACAGTGTATCCGGCGTCCTTCAAGCCGACCGAGATGGCCTCTCCGATGCCGCGCGTACCGCCGGTAACAACTGCGACTCTTGGCATTGTCCTCTCCCTTATGCGGATTGTTTCTTCACGTTCAGTCACGGGCGACGGTAAGAGCGATGCCCATGCCGCCGCCGATGCACAGGGTGGCGAGCCCCTTCTTGGCGTCGCGCTTCTGCATCT
This window harbors:
- the phbB gene encoding acetoacetyl-CoA reductase; the protein is MPRVAVVTGGTRGIGEAISVGLKDAGYTVAAIYAGNDEKAREFSERTGIAVFKWDVSSYDACKEGLAKVASELGPVDIVVNNAGITRDGVLHRMSYEQWNDVIQTNLTSCFNMCRNVIDGMRERGFGRIVNIGSINGQAGQYGQVNYAAAKSGIHGFTKALAQEGAAKGITVNAIAPGYIDTDMVRAVPPNVLEKIVAKVPVGRLGKASEIARGTLFLVADEGGFVTGATLSINGGQHMY